From a region of the Chitinophaga caseinilytica genome:
- a CDS encoding thioredoxin family protein, with the protein MLLTGLLCLLGGASGYAQGIEFMHNLDSALAKAKAENKVVFVDFYTSWCAPCKQMSNEVFPQKVAGDYYNSRFISCKVQCDDKGIGEAVGKQYRINAYPTLMFMDAQGNNMHSMAGGLDVKGLISLAETATDPQKNQLSMVKEWESGNRTQIFMKRYFENLVRSYRGDKAKADFDAWFTTLNKEKKAEKITYELMQIIKVAPFSVPFEYIESNKKDYYRTVGKPVIDSFIATTYLWYLRGIQSIGQTNKDLTQFNKELALFKSKKYPYYEEYASFYAVFDSKDASGKDDIKLYQQRGTDFLAKYGRKNDSYAISLTHMLGNWTGRKDAGAAGITWMEDLLARNRNPRYLNTYFYILWRNYQFNKAVEVGNEIRDGLVKNGRNTADIDKQIQMVKDLIVKYGS; encoded by the coding sequence ATGCTCCTGACGGGATTGCTATGCCTGCTGGGCGGTGCTTCCGGGTACGCACAGGGCATCGAGTTCATGCATAACCTCGATTCGGCGCTGGCGAAAGCGAAGGCGGAAAACAAGGTCGTGTTCGTGGATTTTTACACTTCGTGGTGCGCGCCGTGCAAGCAGATGTCTAACGAGGTTTTTCCGCAGAAAGTGGCGGGAGATTATTACAATTCCCGGTTCATCAGCTGCAAGGTGCAGTGCGACGATAAAGGCATCGGAGAAGCCGTGGGCAAGCAATACAGGATCAACGCTTATCCCACGCTCATGTTCATGGACGCCCAGGGCAACAACATGCATTCCATGGCCGGCGGCCTGGATGTCAAAGGGCTCATTTCCCTCGCGGAAACCGCTACCGATCCGCAAAAGAACCAGCTGTCGATGGTGAAGGAATGGGAATCCGGCAACAGAACGCAGATTTTCATGAAACGGTACTTCGAAAACCTGGTGAGATCTTACCGGGGCGATAAAGCGAAGGCCGATTTCGATGCCTGGTTCACCACCCTCAACAAGGAGAAAAAAGCGGAGAAGATTACTTACGAGCTGATGCAGATCATCAAAGTAGCTCCATTCAGCGTACCGTTCGAATACATCGAATCGAACAAAAAAGACTACTACCGCACCGTGGGCAAGCCGGTAATCGACAGCTTTATCGCCACCACTTACCTTTGGTACCTGAGAGGCATACAATCTATCGGTCAAACGAACAAAGACCTGACGCAATTCAACAAGGAGTTGGCGTTGTTCAAATCCAAAAAATACCCCTATTACGAGGAGTACGCCAGTTTCTATGCGGTGTTCGATTCGAAGGACGCGAGCGGGAAAGACGATATCAAGTTGTATCAGCAGCGCGGTACCGACTTTTTGGCCAAATATGGCCGGAAAAACGATTCCTATGCCATTTCACTGACGCATATGCTGGGCAACTGGACGGGCCGCAAAGACGCAGGCGCGGCTGGTATAACGTGGATGGAGGATTTGCTCGCCAGGAACCGTAACCCCCGCTACCTGAATACCTATTTCTACATCCTGTGGCGCAATTACCAGTTTAATAAAGCGGTGGAAGTAGGGAATGAAATCCGGGACGGATTGGTGAAAAACGGGAGAAATACAGCGGATATCGACAAGCAAATCCAGATGGTAAAGGATCTGATCGTGAAATATGGAAGCTGA
- a CDS encoding PKD-like family lipoprotein, whose translation MKKSIYYILIAMAAVAVSCVKDKSTFNLTKVSPIVIDTTGLPASYIVFQFDTLRVAPGIQLEGKDPAGLRYQWTMNAFGGYERVVGNEQQLNARITENPVTTAYALILRVTDTATNLKAFFSWNINVVSPFGEGLIVADTKDGVNSDVSLVMAYNFTSAFLTDSATARTFLHAYSKANGDQPVPGLVKQLNYMRYNTMKDITLLTDQSFIRMNPNSYQATVKDNALFLLPPATIKPDGIQTAIVRNQHQYLINNGKGYGRYGNNEQFGYSFLAPDAAGYVTQQICGLQSPASNLQTGGILYDEKNNRFLMLPKMTSMSNPLVAFRPVDYSDPAPAFDPGTMGNKTCVAMMEGYDQRIVAIMKDRGSDRYYACQVKLTEPMTGKMGVAMNDLGNNPEIAAAKFFTCSTAEQVLFYATESKVYATTTEIGSPATTNLRYTVPAGHKITGMKMYAGGGRMYLPNPNAPGDWQQKQTAMSDNRLLVLSTYNEATKEGRIVTIPLELLGVGGLVADPAYIKTYGGFGRITAFSPQAL comes from the coding sequence GTGAAAAAATCCATCTACTATATATTGATCGCAATGGCGGCAGTTGCCGTTTCCTGCGTCAAAGACAAATCTACTTTCAACCTTACGAAAGTGTCGCCCATCGTCATAGACACTACCGGGCTGCCGGCGTCTTACATCGTGTTCCAGTTCGATACGCTGCGCGTGGCGCCGGGCATTCAGCTGGAAGGGAAAGACCCCGCCGGCCTGCGTTACCAGTGGACGATGAACGCCTTCGGCGGATATGAGCGCGTGGTGGGAAATGAGCAGCAGCTCAACGCCCGCATCACCGAAAACCCCGTTACCACGGCCTACGCCCTCATCCTGCGGGTGACCGATACCGCCACCAACCTGAAAGCCTTCTTTTCCTGGAACATCAACGTGGTGTCTCCCTTCGGCGAAGGCCTGATCGTGGCCGATACCAAAGACGGCGTCAATAGCGACGTAAGCCTGGTGATGGCGTATAACTTCACGTCTGCGTTTCTGACAGACAGCGCCACCGCCCGTACGTTCCTCCACGCATACAGCAAGGCGAACGGAGACCAGCCGGTGCCCGGCCTGGTGAAGCAGCTGAACTATATGCGCTACAATACCATGAAAGACATCACGCTGCTGACCGACCAATCGTTCATCCGCATGAACCCCAATTCTTACCAGGCAACCGTGAAAGATAATGCGCTGTTCCTGCTGCCGCCCGCTACCATCAAGCCAGACGGGATCCAGACGGCTATCGTCAGGAATCAGCACCAATACCTCATCAACAACGGGAAAGGATATGGCCGGTACGGGAACAACGAGCAATTCGGCTATTCGTTCCTGGCGCCGGATGCGGCCGGGTATGTTACGCAACAGATCTGCGGGCTGCAGTCGCCGGCGTCTAACCTGCAAACCGGCGGCATATTGTACGACGAGAAGAATAACCGCTTTTTGATGCTGCCGAAGATGACGAGCATGAGCAACCCGCTCGTAGCGTTCAGGCCGGTAGATTATTCCGATCCCGCACCGGCGTTCGACCCGGGAACGATGGGGAATAAAACCTGCGTTGCCATGATGGAAGGTTACGACCAGCGGATCGTTGCCATCATGAAAGATCGTGGCAGCGACCGGTACTACGCCTGCCAGGTGAAGCTCACCGAGCCCATGACGGGCAAAATGGGCGTGGCGATGAACGATCTCGGCAACAATCCGGAGATCGCGGCGGCGAAGTTCTTCACCTGCTCCACCGCCGAACAGGTACTGTTTTACGCCACAGAAAGCAAAGTATACGCCACCACCACGGAAATCGGCAGTCCTGCCACCACCAACCTCCGGTACACCGTGCCCGCGGGGCACAAGATCACCGGCATGAAGATGTACGCCGGCGGAGGAAGGATGTATCTCCCGAACCCGAATGCCCCGGGCGACTGGCAACAAAAACAAACCGCCATGTCCGACAACAGGTTATTGGTGCTCAGTACCTACAACGAGGCTACGAAGGAAGGGAGGATCGTTACCATTCCGCTGGAACTGCTGGGCGTGGGCGGATTGGTCGCAGATCCGGCGTATATCAAGACCTATGGCGGTTTTGGCAGGATAACGGCTTTCAGTCCGCAGGCTTTATAA
- a CDS encoding RagB/SusD family nutrient uptake outer membrane protein, whose protein sequence is MKRLSIFIIAIVSLSACKKWLNITPKSEISATELFKSEQGYKDALIGSYLLMTNSGSYGFESTLGLVDVLGQQYAMPGTTHPYYYASAYQYDHLSVVPKKDNIWATGYQAIANLNNIINTIDGNKGMLHPANYAMIKGEALGLRAFLHFDLYRLFGAGNLVNDPSGLDLKVLPYVSRYAKQITAPVAGRAFLDSVAADLATAASLMAKYDSMSVELNADNGVEIPNADLFYNNRRMRFNYYAVKATQARLNLWRGNYALAKEAAQEVADKGMRYLVSFNGGNINDPNPVNKDFTFSTEHVFSLNVQNMFNVIKPYIDQFGPDGINANTSKLAHSGTVANELYEVNTKPGMSLSDYRYKELYKKVSSTEFLLLKFTYVTPSVFKDRMPIIKLPEMFYILAECANETGDIATAVDYLNRMRISRGISNQYNLPASLSKEEVTVEILKEYRKEFVSEGQLFYYYKRRGEANIPGTAKAMNNSVYMLPLPQREIEMGGGN, encoded by the coding sequence ATGAAAAGACTTTCCATATTCATCATTGCCATTGTAAGCCTCAGCGCCTGCAAGAAATGGCTGAACATCACGCCCAAGTCCGAGATTTCCGCTACCGAGCTGTTCAAGTCGGAGCAGGGGTACAAGGATGCATTGATCGGTTCCTATCTGCTGATGACCAATTCCGGATCTTACGGGTTCGAAAGCACCCTGGGGCTCGTGGACGTACTGGGGCAGCAATACGCGATGCCGGGCACTACGCATCCTTACTATTATGCGTCGGCTTACCAGTACGATCATTTATCGGTAGTGCCGAAGAAAGACAACATCTGGGCAACGGGCTACCAGGCCATCGCCAATCTCAATAACATCATCAATACGATAGATGGCAACAAGGGCATGCTTCACCCGGCTAATTACGCGATGATAAAAGGGGAGGCACTGGGCCTGCGGGCATTCCTGCACTTCGACCTGTACCGCCTCTTTGGCGCGGGGAACCTGGTGAACGATCCGTCGGGGCTCGATTTGAAGGTGCTACCGTACGTGAGCCGTTACGCCAAGCAGATCACGGCGCCTGTTGCCGGCAGGGCTTTCCTCGATTCCGTGGCGGCCGATCTGGCTACCGCCGCATCGCTCATGGCGAAATACGATTCCATGAGCGTAGAGCTTAACGCCGATAACGGTGTGGAAATTCCGAACGCCGATCTGTTTTACAACAACCGGCGCATGCGCTTCAATTACTACGCAGTGAAGGCTACGCAGGCCCGGTTGAACCTCTGGCGCGGCAATTACGCGCTGGCGAAGGAAGCTGCGCAGGAAGTGGCCGATAAAGGCATGCGGTACCTCGTTTCCTTCAACGGCGGCAACATCAACGATCCCAACCCGGTAAACAAGGATTTTACTTTCAGCACCGAGCACGTGTTTTCTCTGAACGTGCAGAATATGTTCAACGTCATCAAGCCATACATCGACCAGTTCGGGCCAGACGGCATCAATGCCAATACCTCGAAGCTGGCGCACAGCGGAACGGTGGCCAACGAATTGTACGAGGTGAACACGAAGCCGGGTATGTCTTTGTCGGATTACCGGTACAAGGAGCTGTACAAGAAAGTGTCCAGCACGGAATTCCTGCTGCTGAAGTTTACCTACGTTACCCCTTCCGTGTTCAAGGACCGGATGCCCATCATCAAGCTGCCGGAAATGTTTTACATCCTGGCGGAATGTGCTAACGAGACGGGAGACATCGCCACTGCAGTGGATTACCTCAACAGAATGCGCATCAGCCGCGGTATTTCCAACCAGTACAATCTGCCGGCCAGCTTATCGAAGGAAGAAGTAACGGTGGAAATTCTGAAGGAATACCGGAAGGAATTCGTTTCCGAAGGACAGTTGTTTTATTACTACAAGCGGAGAGGAGAAGCCAATATCCCGGGCACCGCCAAGGCGATGAACAACTCCGTTTATATGCTGCCGCTGCCGCAGCGGGAAATCGAAATGGGTGGCGGCAACTGA
- a CDS encoding SusC/RagA family TonB-linked outer membrane protein, producing the protein MKLTVFLLTAAFLTVQAEPGNAQNVTLSGRDMPLKQVFAAIKEQTGYHVFGNSALLRSGKPVSLTVKSLPLSEFLHEISKGQAFTCEVRSKTITLIAKPVAAVAPDAVAADTSKPAATVTGRVVDEKGAPVAGTTIAVKGARQAAISDEKGTFTLQGIHAGTTIYFTNIGFKPKAVTVSDVTKRLDVVLERSVASLNEVVVNTGIVSRKISSFTGAATTLTKEDLLKVSNKNVVQSLKVLEPSLMIFDNLELGSDPNKLPEMMLRGNSSFPQGELSDLKGDYANSPNRPLFILDGFEVSLTKIVDLDMNRVESITILKDASAKAIYGAKAANGVVVIETKKNTGNKAIVSYNGSIDIETPDLSSYSLTNAAEKLEAERIYGMYSQISDYAPNYQTQLQLDQQYNQRLQAVLSGVNTDWMSKPLRNGFGQKHGITVELGERDLKLIADFSYNRIAGVMKGSSRNILGTSAAMSYRYKNVLFRNILSFTDARSNDSPFGTFNDYVKMNPYWTPYDEFGNLKQNAETGLVPYVGSTSVARLFFPNPLYNSTLNTKLSSDYTEFTDNFYTEITVARGLKALLRGSFTSTKNQADEFYPANHLKFQNFTGDDFFRKGSYKRNEGAQLRYTADFNINYNKALGDRHLIFVNAGANIGQRSFEEVAYNAEGFPNDRMNDILFAAQYAKYQNRPTGQEGTTRDLGLLSIVSYSYDERFFVDASFRASASSQFGANHRWGPFWSTGVGWNIHNEEWISRMRVFDRLKIRASVGSTGSQNFSSYQSIATYAYFLDKIYQGYLGAYLKGMANPDLRWQQKMDYNVGMDFSVAKRLTGRIDYYQSITQNTLLDFTLPPSTGFSSVKENLGRIRNTGLEAMITYNVYSDPRNRSFFAVSASAIHNKNVILSISNALDAYNQQQDKISGDRFNNRPVVKYYEGASMDAIWAVRSLGIDPANGQEIYLNRNGVRTYTYSPNDQVVVGDKMPNVSGTIGLNGEYRGFGINAYFTFRQGGQLYNQTLVDRVENVDMSYNVDKRVLNSTWHQPGDVKPFKALGSVEVQNPDGSWTRKFIRTQPSSRFVMDRNELSLASLSLSYDFYRWAWLKDAGIQRLRAACYTNDLFILSSIPVERGVNYPFSRKFSFNLSATF; encoded by the coding sequence TTCGAAAGGGCAGGCTTTCACCTGCGAAGTGCGGAGCAAAACCATCACACTGATCGCCAAACCCGTTGCGGCCGTTGCGCCAGACGCGGTGGCGGCAGACACGTCTAAGCCCGCCGCCACGGTAACGGGCAGGGTAGTGGATGAAAAGGGAGCGCCCGTAGCCGGCACCACCATTGCCGTGAAAGGGGCCCGGCAAGCGGCTATCTCCGACGAAAAAGGGACATTCACCCTGCAAGGCATCCACGCCGGCACCACCATCTATTTCACCAACATCGGATTCAAGCCGAAAGCGGTCACCGTTTCGGACGTAACGAAAAGACTGGACGTGGTCCTCGAAAGGAGCGTGGCCAGCCTGAACGAAGTAGTCGTGAACACCGGTATCGTTAGCCGCAAGATCAGCAGCTTCACCGGCGCGGCCACCACGCTTACCAAAGAAGACCTCCTGAAGGTTAGTAACAAGAACGTGGTGCAAAGCCTCAAAGTCCTGGAGCCTTCGCTGATGATCTTCGACAACCTCGAGCTCGGCTCCGATCCCAATAAGCTCCCGGAAATGATGCTGCGCGGCAACTCCTCGTTTCCGCAGGGCGAACTGTCTGACCTGAAAGGGGACTACGCCAACAGCCCCAACCGGCCCCTGTTCATCCTCGACGGCTTCGAAGTGAGCCTCACCAAAATCGTTGACCTCGACATGAACCGGGTAGAATCCATCACCATCCTCAAAGACGCGTCCGCCAAAGCCATCTACGGCGCCAAAGCGGCCAACGGCGTGGTGGTGATCGAAACGAAGAAGAACACCGGCAACAAGGCCATCGTTTCCTACAACGGCAGCATCGATATCGAAACGCCCGACCTGTCCAGCTACAGCCTCACCAATGCAGCGGAAAAGCTGGAGGCGGAAAGGATCTACGGGATGTATTCCCAGATATCGGACTATGCGCCCAATTATCAAACCCAGCTCCAGCTCGACCAACAATACAACCAGCGCCTGCAGGCGGTTCTTTCCGGTGTCAATACCGACTGGATGTCTAAGCCCCTGCGCAACGGCTTCGGCCAGAAACACGGCATTACCGTGGAGCTGGGCGAAAGGGACCTGAAGCTGATCGCGGACTTTTCCTACAACCGCATCGCCGGGGTGATGAAGGGCTCGTCGAGGAATATCCTGGGCACTTCGGCCGCCATGTCTTACCGCTACAAAAACGTGCTGTTCCGCAACATCCTCAGCTTTACGGACGCCCGCAGCAACGATTCCCCCTTCGGCACCTTCAACGACTACGTGAAGATGAACCCGTACTGGACGCCCTACGATGAGTTCGGCAACCTGAAACAGAACGCCGAAACGGGCCTGGTGCCCTACGTGGGCAGCACTTCCGTAGCGCGCCTCTTCTTTCCCAACCCGCTCTACAACTCCACGCTGAACACCAAACTGAGCAGCGACTATACCGAGTTTACCGATAACTTTTACACGGAAATCACCGTGGCCAGGGGCCTGAAAGCCTTGCTGCGCGGTAGCTTCACCAGCACCAAGAACCAGGCCGACGAGTTTTACCCCGCCAACCACCTGAAATTCCAGAATTTCACGGGCGACGATTTCTTCCGCAAAGGCTCCTACAAAAGGAACGAAGGCGCGCAGCTGCGATATACGGCGGATTTCAACATCAATTACAACAAGGCTTTGGGCGACAGGCACCTGATCTTCGTGAACGCCGGTGCCAACATCGGGCAACGCAGCTTCGAGGAAGTAGCCTACAATGCGGAGGGCTTCCCGAACGACCGGATGAACGATATCCTTTTTGCGGCGCAATACGCCAAATACCAGAACCGGCCCACGGGGCAGGAGGGCACCACGCGCGACCTGGGGCTGCTGTCGATCGTGAGCTACTCTTACGATGAGCGGTTTTTCGTGGACGCGTCTTTCCGGGCCAGCGCCTCTTCCCAGTTCGGTGCCAACCATCGCTGGGGGCCGTTTTGGAGCACCGGCGTGGGCTGGAATATCCATAATGAAGAATGGATCAGCAGGATGCGGGTGTTTGACCGGCTGAAGATCCGCGCTTCCGTGGGCTCCACCGGTTCGCAGAACTTCAGTTCGTACCAGTCGATCGCTACCTACGCCTATTTCCTCGACAAGATTTACCAGGGATACCTGGGCGCCTACCTGAAGGGAATGGCCAATCCAGACCTCCGCTGGCAGCAGAAGATGGATTACAACGTGGGGATGGACTTTTCCGTGGCTAAACGCCTGACCGGCCGGATCGATTACTACCAGAGCATCACGCAAAATACCCTGCTCGATTTCACGCTGCCGCCGTCTACCGGTTTTTCCAGCGTGAAGGAAAACCTCGGGCGTATCCGGAACACAGGCCTGGAGGCGATGATCACGTATAACGTGTATTCCGATCCCCGCAACCGCTCGTTCTTCGCCGTTTCGGCGTCTGCCATCCACAACAAGAACGTCATCCTTTCGATCTCCAACGCGCTGGATGCCTACAACCAGCAGCAGGACAAGATCTCCGGCGACCGCTTCAACAACAGACCGGTGGTGAAATATTACGAAGGTGCTTCCATGGACGCGATCTGGGCGGTGCGCTCACTGGGCATCGACCCCGCCAACGGACAGGAAATCTACCTCAACCGCAACGGCGTGAGAACGTATACCTATTCCCCCAACGACCAGGTGGTAGTGGGCGACAAGATGCCCAACGTATCGGGGACCATCGGCCTCAACGGCGAGTACCGCGGGTTCGGCATCAATGCCTACTTCACTTTCCGCCAGGGTGGGCAGCTGTACAACCAGACGCTGGTAGACCGGGTGGAGAACGTGGATATGAGCTACAACGTAGACAAGCGCGTGCTCAACAGTACCTGGCACCAGCCGGGAGACGTGAAGCCCTTCAAGGCGCTGGGCTCCGTGGAAGTGCAGAACCCAGACGGCAGCTGGACGCGGAAGTTCATCCGCACGCAGCCCAGCAGCCGGTTCGTGATGGACAGGAACGAACTGTCGCTGGCGTCGCTGAGCCTGTCGTACGACTTCTACCGCTGGGCCTGGCTGAAAGATGCGGGGATCCAGCGTTTGCGGGCCGCATGCTATACCAACGACCTCTTCATCCTTTCCTCCATTCCGGTTGAGCGTGGCGTCAACTATCCGTTTTCGAGGAAGTTTTCCTTCAATCTTTCCGCTACGTTTTAG
- a CDS encoding DUF4843 domain-containing protein, whose protein sequence is MKKLLVIISGTCLLFACKKSQVETYTDEAPAIYFTLTDYSYSFMSDLDSTSRTIFLPVKLSGSLHDQERSFSMEAVYDTNTTAKPEWYEIKPGYLPGNSVNGVVPIVLKRNATVDTSLVKLRLKLKPGSALDTMSNASVQVVWTGMIIQPVNWRWLRYYFGTPFSTGWYKFIVNATGRSTFPYDGTLSRTDPVTWWMTAGQIQAYALQVKEALQAYNAANPGSPLRHDDGQYKGELVSMP, encoded by the coding sequence ATGAAAAAATTACTCGTCATCATATCAGGCACCTGCCTGCTGTTCGCCTGTAAGAAATCGCAGGTGGAAACCTATACGGATGAAGCCCCGGCGATTTATTTCACGCTGACGGATTATTCCTATTCCTTCATGAGCGATCTCGACTCCACTTCCCGGACGATTTTTCTGCCCGTGAAGCTTTCCGGCTCGCTGCACGATCAGGAGCGGAGCTTCTCCATGGAGGCGGTCTATGATACGAATACCACCGCAAAGCCGGAATGGTATGAGATCAAGCCGGGATATCTCCCCGGGAACAGCGTCAACGGCGTAGTGCCGATCGTGCTGAAACGAAATGCCACCGTGGATACGTCTTTGGTGAAGCTCCGGCTGAAGCTCAAGCCCGGCAGCGCCCTCGATACCATGTCCAACGCCTCCGTGCAGGTGGTTTGGACGGGCATGATCATCCAGCCTGTGAACTGGCGCTGGCTTCGCTACTATTTCGGGACGCCGTTTTCTACCGGTTGGTACAAGTTCATCGTCAACGCCACCGGCCGGTCTACTTTCCCGTACGACGGTACCCTGTCCAGGACCGATCCCGTTACCTGGTGGATGACCGCCGGGCAGATTCAGGCGTACGCCCTGCAGGTGAAAGAAGCCCTGCAGGCTTACAACGCCGCCAATCCCGGAAGCCCGCTCCGCCACGACGATGGCCAGTATAAGGGGGAACTGGTGTCTATGCCCTGA